Proteins found in one Poecilia reticulata strain Guanapo linkage group LG15, Guppy_female_1.0+MT, whole genome shotgun sequence genomic segment:
- the nolc1 gene encoding nucleolar and coiled-body phosphoprotein 1 — MAEPNSVPSDLYKCVYSFLLENKFTKAAQQFLKQTKVIPQDQNEESLVSIYNFWVKSPEARKRKAAPASVNGPSAKKTRPSAESSSSEDSSDSEKKTPAKTALKAAPASAASSSTRKKDSSSSSEESDSEDEQPAKAPAAKAITAAKAAASAQKKQESSSEDSSSDSEDEPPAKAPAKAAAPVNKAAAPVNKAAAPAESSSEDSSSEDETPPSKKPKPGPYSAVPPPASIQKAPAAAAASKAKASESSESSDDSSDEEEEKKKVAVKPAPVKKTATKPAATKPAAKKQESSSESSDSSSDEEEAKKPAAKAIPAKGTPAKGTPAKGTPAKGTPAKGTPAKGTPAKGTPAKGTPAKGTAAKGTAAKTEDSEEDSSSDEEEEGVKKPAAKTPPAKPAAAKAAAPKAAAPITPAKKDSSSSSEDSSSEEEQKAVTKPAAKTPLAKTAAAKKDETSSSESSSEDEAPAKPPTKAATPKTKPAASKPPTNAAETSSDSEDSSDEEDEPPKSKPAAKAAAAAPKPAAPAAKPAAAADTSSDSSSEDDEPAKTKPTAPKVATPASKASTPAAKPAAAAESSSDSDSSDEEEPAKAKPAFKPATPAAKAATPASKPAGKPAAESSSDSDSSSEDEEPAKAKPTATKASTPASKPADKTAAGASKPATPAGKPAKPAAAGKATKPAAAGKATKPAAAGKATKLAAVKKAEESSSDSSDSSDSEEEAPSAKPAATNGKAVTPKAVATVAKAAGKPAESSSSDSSSEEEAVSKTNQVKAPAAAAKSKKMAAAKAEESSSSSDSSSEDEAPRKAATAPPTPTANNTNGKRKREKGSSESEEAAVKTPKNKKVTTTPQTFPKANKKSSNVPFRRIVEEHVEVDPRLADNSFEAKNGANGDWGQRANEALRFTKGKSFRHEKTKKKRGSYRGGAISTSVNSIKFDSD; from the exons GTCTCCTGAGGCCAGGAAACGGAAAGCAGCTCCAGCATCAGTTAATGGACCTTCAGCCAAGAAGACCAGGCCCAGCGCAGAAAGCTCCAGCAGTGAGGACTCGAGTGACTCCGAGAAGAAAACTCCTGCAAAG ACTGCTCTTAAGGCTGCGCCTGCTTCTGCAGCGAGTAGCAGCACGAGGAAGAAGGACAGCAGCTCTAGCAGCGAAGAGTCGGACTCTGAAGATGAGCAACCCGCCAAAGCTCCTGCAGCGA AAGCCATCACAGCAGCCAAAGCAGCTGCTTCTGCTCAGAAGAAGCAGGAGAGCAGCAGTGAAGACAGCTCCTCTGACTCTGAGGATGAACCACCAGCAAAG GCTCCTGCTAAAGCTGCAGCTCCAGTAAACAAAGCTGCAGCTCCAGTAAACaaagctgcagctcctgctgagTCTAGCAGTGAAGACTCTTCATCTGAAGATGAAACTCCACCAAGCAAAAAACCCAAACcag GACCATACAGCGCCGTCCCTCCTCCAGCCTCCATCCAGAaggctcctgctgcagctgctgctagCAAAGCCAAGGCCAGTGAGTCCTCAGAAAGCAGCGACGACAgcagtgatgaagaggaggagaagaagaaggtggCTG TAAAACCTGCTCCTGTGAAGAAAACCGCCACAAAACCTGCAGCGACCAAACCTGCAGCAAAGAAGCAAGAGTCCAGTTCAGAGAGCTCCG ATTCAAGCTCAGATGAAGAAGAAGCCAAGAAGCCTGCGGCTAAAGCAATCCCAGCTAAAGGAACCCCGGCTAAAGGAACCCCGGCTAAAGGAACCCCGGCTAAAGGAACCCCGGCTAAAGGAACCCCGGCTAAAGGAACCCCAGCTAAAGGAACCCCGGCTAAAGGAACCCCAGCTAAAGGAACCGCGGCTAAAGGAACCGCGGCTAAAACAGAGGACTCTGAGGAAGACTCAAGTtcagatgaggaggaagagggggtAAAGAAACCTGCAGCAAAGACGCCTCCTgccaaacctgctgctgctaaagCTGCTGCGCCCAAAGCTGCTGCGCCCATCACGCCTGCTAAAAAGgattcctcctcttcctcagaggATTCCAGCTCAGAGGAGGAACAAAAGGCAGTTACAAAACCTGCAGCCAAAACTCCACTTGCAAAAACTGCTGCAGCAAAGAAAGACGAGACCTCGAGCTCAG AAAGCAGCTCTGAAGATGAGGCTCCAGCAAAGCCGCCCACTAAGGCCGCGACCCCGAAGACCAAGCCTGCTGCCTCAAAACCCCCCACAAATGCAGCAGAGACAAGCTCAGACTCAGAGGATTCCTCTGACGAAGAGGACGAACCCCCGAAATCTAAGCCAGCTGCTAAAGCAGCTGCCGCTGCCCCAAAACCCGCTGCCCCAGCTGCAAagcctgctgcagcagcagacacCAGCTCCGACTCCTCCTCTGAAGATGACGAGCCGGCGAAGACCAAACCAACAGCCCCTAAGGTGGCAACGCCAGCTTCAAAAGCTTCAACTCCTGCAGCcaaacctgctgcagcagcagagagcagctcaGACTCTGACTCGTCAGACGAAGAAGAGCCAGCCAAGGCAAAGCCAGCGTTCAAACCTGCAACACCTGCAGCCAAGGCAGCTACCCCAGCCTCAAAGCCTGcaggaaaacctgcagcagaaagcaGTTCTGACTCTGACTCTTCGTCTGAAGATGAAGAACCAGCCAAGGCTAAACCAACAGCAACTAAAGCATCTACCCCAGCCTCAAAACCTGCAGATAAAACTGCAGCTGGAGCATCGAAACCTGCAACACCTGcaggaaaacctgca aaacctgctgcagctgggaaGGCCAccaaacctgctgcagctgggaaGGCCAccaaacctgctgcagctgggaaGGCCACCAAACTTGCTGCAGTGAAAAAGGCAGAAGAGAGCAGCTCTGACTCTTCAGATAGCTCCGACTCAGAAGAAGAGGCCCCTTCTGCTAAACCTGCAGCCACCAACGGCAAAGCAGTGACTCCTAAAGCTGTAGCTACAGTGGCGAAGGCAGCTGGTAAGCCTGCTGAGTCTTCATCCAGTgacagcagctctgaggaggaagCAGTCAGCAAAACTAATCAAGTTAAAGCTCCTGCTGCCGCAGCAAAGAGCAAGAAAATGGCGGCAGCCAAAGCTGaggagagcagcagctcctcagaCAGCTCCTCAGAGGACGAAGCTCCGCGGAAAGCAGCCACGGCTCCTCCCACTCCCACAGCCAACA ATACAAATGGAAAGAGGAAACGTGAAAAAGGGTCATCAGAAAGTGAAGAGGCAGCTGTAAAGACGCCGAAAAATAAGAAAGTAACGACCACACCGCAGACTTTCCCCAAAGCCAATAAGAAG TCCTCCAACGTACCGTTCCGTAGAATAGTCGAAGAACATGTAGAAGTCGATCCCCGACTGGCAGATAACTCCTTTGAAGCTAAG AATGGAGCCAACGGAGACTGGGGACAGAGAGCTAACGAGGCTCTCAGGTTTACCAAAGGAAAGTCATTCCGCCACGAAAAGACGAAAAAGAAGAGGGGGAGCTACCGCGGCGGAGCCATTTCCACCTCAGTCAACTCCATCAAGTTTGACAGCGATTGA